Proteins co-encoded in one Pseudorhizobium banfieldiae genomic window:
- a CDS encoding TAXI family TRAP transporter solute-binding subunit codes for MKYVMRMFTLAAGLAFGTAAMAQTVGIATSNPGSIFHNIGTAVANAANKAGLNATIQPATSPNQYIPYVASGGIEFGAANLQEVNYALEGKAWFEGSANPDLRIVGLVMPLVEAIFVRADSDIRSIADLRGKPMVDGYTAQNTILPQLDAIYSTAGMTRADMQPVQVPSVVAGADAFIAGDSVGFIFAHGAGKVREADAAVGGLRALPVEPTEENLKKAREHWPVAFFAELSPGPNVPGVEEKATYFAYPQVIFTHAGVDDETVYKLTKALYEGKEQMAQTFPPFNAFKPEDMAGDIGVSQFHPGAIRFYQEMGILKQ; via the coding sequence ATGAAATACGTCATGAGAATGTTCACGCTGGCCGCTGGTCTTGCATTCGGTACCGCTGCAATGGCGCAGACGGTCGGTATCGCGACGTCCAATCCTGGTTCCATCTTCCACAATATAGGAACGGCAGTCGCGAATGCGGCCAACAAGGCGGGTCTCAACGCAACCATACAGCCGGCAACAAGCCCTAATCAGTATATTCCATACGTGGCCTCGGGCGGGATCGAATTCGGCGCCGCCAATCTCCAGGAAGTCAACTATGCGCTGGAGGGCAAGGCCTGGTTTGAAGGATCCGCCAATCCTGATCTGCGCATTGTTGGGCTCGTTATGCCGTTGGTGGAAGCGATCTTCGTTCGCGCCGACTCCGACATCCGCTCCATCGCGGATCTGCGCGGCAAGCCTATGGTCGATGGTTACACGGCTCAGAATACGATTCTGCCGCAGCTTGACGCAATCTATTCGACCGCCGGGATGACAAGAGCCGACATGCAGCCGGTCCAGGTTCCAAGCGTTGTCGCAGGAGCTGATGCGTTCATTGCCGGCGATTCCGTCGGCTTCATCTTTGCCCATGGAGCAGGGAAGGTGAGGGAGGCAGATGCGGCGGTCGGAGGTCTGCGTGCGCTTCCGGTTGAGCCGACGGAGGAAAACCTCAAGAAAGCCCGCGAGCATTGGCCGGTTGCGTTCTTCGCGGAGTTGTCGCCAGGGCCAAACGTGCCCGGCGTCGAAGAGAAAGCGACCTATTTCGCCTATCCGCAGGTGATCTTCACGCATGCAGGCGTAGACGACGAAACCGTCTACAAGCTGACGAAGGCGCTATACGAAGGCAAGGAGCAGATGGCTCAGACCTTCCCGCCGTTCAACGCTTTCAAGCCGGAGGACATGGCAGGCGATATCGGCGTATCGCAGTTCCATCCAGGTGCGATCCGCTTCTATCAGGAAATGGGTATCCTGAAGCAGTAA
- a CDS encoding sulfite exporter TauE/SafE family protein, whose translation MPIDLSQLALIFVCLALGGILKGATGAGAPILAVPALAAIFNVKLAVVIMMMPNLLPNVWQCWRFRRDRLPSNFAWIFAGVGASGALAGTFVLAWLPHEALSLTVAGAVIAYLILRLARPDWRLAMGAAERYAAPAAFLAGLLQGSSGISAPVSISYLNAMRLKRETYVFTISLFFVTMTLVQVPTLALVGLLSPGLLAASLVAVMPILLFMPAGAALARRLSPAAFDRAIMVLLAGLAVKLVWSAVG comes from the coding sequence ATGCCGATCGACCTGAGCCAATTGGCGCTGATATTCGTCTGCCTCGCATTGGGCGGGATTCTTAAAGGTGCCACGGGCGCTGGCGCACCGATCCTGGCAGTGCCGGCGCTGGCCGCCATCTTCAATGTCAAACTTGCCGTTGTGATCATGATGATGCCGAACCTCTTGCCGAATGTGTGGCAGTGCTGGCGGTTTCGGCGGGACCGACTACCCAGCAACTTCGCGTGGATCTTCGCCGGCGTCGGCGCATCCGGGGCTCTCGCCGGCACTTTCGTGCTGGCATGGCTGCCGCACGAGGCACTTTCACTGACAGTTGCCGGTGCAGTGATCGCCTATCTGATCTTGCGGCTCGCCCGTCCCGACTGGCGCCTCGCCATGGGCGCAGCAGAACGCTATGCCGCTCCGGCTGCCTTCCTTGCAGGGCTGCTTCAGGGGTCCTCCGGTATTTCGGCGCCGGTATCGATATCCTATCTCAACGCGATGCGGCTCAAGCGCGAAACCTATGTCTTCACCATCTCGCTATTCTTCGTGACGATGACCCTGGTTCAGGTTCCCACACTTGCTCTTGTCGGGCTGCTTTCGCCAGGACTGCTCGCTGCGAGCCTTGTGGCTGTCATGCCCATCCTGCTTTTCATGCCGGCAGGTGCTGCGCTCGCACGACGGCTTTCACCGGCTGCCTTCGACCGCGCGATAATGGTCCTGCTTGCCGGCCTCGCCGTCAAGTTGGTCTGGAGTGCCGTCGGGTGA
- a CDS encoding thiamine pyrophosphate-requiring protein, with protein MKSRKRSYTSRAGHTGAENLLLGLKRAGIDYVFANAGTDFPPIIEALAWLDPDIVPQAVTVPHETAGVAMAHGYYLVTGEQQAVMVHVNVGLANSAMGIINAASDNIPVVMMSGRTPITESGRPGARMTPIQYGQEMYDQASLVSDVTKFSYELRYPEQGDMLALRAASIAMSEPRGPVYISLPREPLMETIKEEAARPAADVCTSSDPYPDPDLIRQAADWLSGAKNPLILCQRGDPQGRVAAEIAALAEAHSIAVAEPFSIRNIMASDHPMFLGYDVKRALAEADVVLVVDSAVPWMETLHRPEEATKIIHIGADPNFVRMPVRGYQADLAITTNPGAGVKAIRLAMATADASAEVRGSDIRSRSQMRLAAAQEAALAGRGSPMSSEWLSHCIGEVMDKNAVVFGELGVVPSAMRIKGPNRIFSNPHSGGLGWALPAALGAQLADRDRLVIACVGDGSYMFANPPACHQIAEALSLPILTIVKNNGMWNAVRRSVINSYPDGVAARSNAMPLTSLEPAPDYSMIAAASRAYVEKVEDGRDLPAALERAVAVIKNERRQAMLDVRVALSDTH; from the coding sequence ATGAAAAGCCGCAAGCGGTCGTATACATCCCGTGCGGGTCACACTGGCGCCGAAAACCTTCTGCTTGGCTTGAAGCGCGCCGGCATCGACTACGTCTTCGCGAACGCCGGTACCGACTTTCCACCTATCATCGAAGCTCTCGCTTGGCTCGACCCCGACATCGTGCCGCAAGCGGTGACGGTGCCGCATGAGACGGCCGGGGTTGCGATGGCCCACGGCTACTATCTGGTGACCGGAGAACAGCAAGCCGTCATGGTGCATGTCAATGTGGGGCTGGCAAACTCCGCTATGGGGATCATCAACGCCGCGAGCGACAATATCCCCGTCGTGATGATGTCAGGCCGTACACCCATCACGGAGAGCGGCCGTCCGGGCGCGCGCATGACGCCGATCCAGTACGGTCAGGAGATGTATGACCAGGCCTCGCTCGTCAGCGATGTCACGAAATTCAGCTATGAGCTGCGTTACCCCGAACAGGGCGACATGCTGGCATTGCGGGCTGCTAGCATTGCCATGAGCGAGCCTCGCGGACCCGTCTATATCAGCCTGCCGCGCGAACCCCTGATGGAGACAATCAAGGAGGAGGCAGCAAGACCGGCCGCCGATGTCTGCACGTCTTCCGATCCCTATCCGGATCCGGACCTCATCCGGCAAGCGGCTGACTGGCTGAGTGGGGCGAAGAACCCGCTGATCCTATGCCAGCGGGGCGACCCTCAAGGTCGCGTTGCCGCCGAGATTGCCGCGCTTGCCGAGGCGCATTCCATAGCCGTGGCGGAACCTTTCTCGATCCGCAATATCATGGCGTCGGACCATCCGATGTTCTTGGGCTATGACGTCAAGAGGGCGCTTGCCGAAGCGGATGTTGTACTGGTGGTGGACAGCGCCGTGCCATGGATGGAAACGCTGCATCGCCCCGAGGAAGCGACGAAAATCATCCACATCGGTGCCGACCCAAACTTCGTGCGAATGCCGGTTCGAGGGTATCAGGCCGATCTTGCAATCACCACGAATCCAGGCGCTGGCGTCAAGGCCATCCGGTTGGCAATGGCGACGGCCGACGCATCCGCAGAGGTTCGGGGCAGCGACATCCGCAGCCGCTCGCAAATGCGCCTGGCGGCGGCGCAGGAAGCCGCCCTGGCAGGCCGTGGCTCGCCGATGAGTTCAGAGTGGCTGAGCCACTGCATCGGAGAGGTAATGGACAAGAATGCCGTGGTCTTCGGCGAACTCGGTGTCGTTCCTTCCGCGATGCGGATAAAAGGGCCGAACAGGATATTCAGCAATCCCCATTCCGGTGGCCTGGGCTGGGCCCTGCCAGCCGCGCTCGGGGCCCAATTGGCTGACCGCGACAGACTGGTGATCGCCTGCGTCGGCGATGGATCCTACATGTTTGCCAATCCTCCGGCCTGCCACCAGATCGCGGAGGCGCTCTCGCTGCCGATCCTCACGATCGTCAAGAATAACGGCATGTGGAACGCTGTGCGCCGTTCGGTGATCAACAGTTATCCCGACGGTGTCGCAGCAAGATCGAATGCGATGCCGCTTACCTCGCTCGAGCCGGCGCCCGATTATTCCATGATCGCCGCCGCGAGCCGCGCCTATGTGGAGAAGGTGGAAGACGGCAGGGATCTTCCGGCTGCACTGGAACGCGCCGTAGCAGTCATTAAAAATGAGCGGCGGCAAGCGATGCTGGATGTGCGAGTGGCGTTGTCAGACACCCATTGA